In Brevibacillus brevis NBRC 100599, a single genomic region encodes these proteins:
- a CDS encoding helix-turn-helix domain-containing protein, whose translation MDRYTEIDEVIAYIHRHLDEPLPLSRLANHVAYSQYHFARIFKERIGLPPLYYVSTMRLQRAKDLLLRTNMSVRDIGLEIGQQSLGTFSTRFTERVGVSPSEFRETAQLAEDRLRSLQQLTEWSRLHPAPERPMTIAGIIESTEPFQGVILIGLFAKPIPEGLPLYGTLLPSLGDFCFTNVKPGTYYLMATSVAWGMQAMDFLLPYETLRTRSKKPIIVTPTTIVPHQQVTLHVPHPDDPPILISLSLLMNRFIQQLP comes from the coding sequence ATGGACAGGTATACCGAAATTGACGAAGTGATTGCTTATATACATCGGCATTTAGACGAGCCTTTGCCACTTTCTCGATTGGCGAATCATGTTGCGTATAGTCAGTATCATTTTGCGCGAATTTTTAAAGAAAGAATCGGTCTCCCACCTCTTTATTATGTATCGACTATGCGACTCCAAAGAGCAAAGGATTTACTGCTACGCACAAACATGAGTGTTCGGGACATTGGTCTGGAAATTGGTCAGCAGAGTCTGGGTACATTCTCTACCCGTTTTACGGAGCGTGTCGGGGTATCGCCTAGCGAATTTCGAGAAACGGCTCAGCTAGCGGAAGACCGACTTCGTTCCTTGCAGCAGTTGACAGAGTGGAGTCGGTTACACCCGGCCCCCGAACGACCAATGACCATTGCAGGGATAATCGAGTCCACAGAGCCATTTCAAGGCGTCATTTTGATTGGATTGTTTGCCAAGCCGATTCCAGAAGGTCTTCCTTTATACGGAACATTGCTGCCCTCGTTAGGAGATTTTTGTTTTACCAATGTCAAGCCGGGCACGTATTACTTGATGGCGACATCTGTTGCCTGGGGCATGCAGGCGATGGATTTTCTCTTGCCGTACGAGACCTTGCGAACACGTTCCAAGAAACCAATCATTGTCACACCAACTACGATCGTCCCTCATCAGCAGGTTACTCTTCATGTGCCTCATCCGGACGACCCTCCCATCTTGATTTCTCTTTCTTTGCTCATGAACAGATTCATTCAGCAGCTTCCTTAA
- a CDS encoding LysR family transcriptional regulator: MEINDLKIFQMVATLGSVSKTAAELSYVQSNVTARIKLLEKELGTPLFYRNKRGMTLNTEGKRLLEYSREIIAKFEEMQKYFHRASEPSGVLEVGMVETINALPRLLSSYCSQYPHVDLSLKAGVTEHLLQKVLDLALDGAFVSGPINHPLIEQEQVFQEELVLVTKNSSFTASDITGKALLLYKKGCGYRERLETWMKVEGLIPKKVMEFGTFETIIGGVAAGIGITILPKSAVHHLVESGTVHIHRIPEPYHEVTTVFIRRKDSFVTNTMQAFLDEIRLQKAKA; this comes from the coding sequence GTGGAGATCAATGATTTGAAAATATTCCAGATGGTCGCCACATTGGGCAGCGTGAGCAAGACCGCAGCCGAGCTGAGCTACGTTCAGTCGAATGTGACGGCGCGGATCAAGCTGCTGGAAAAAGAGCTGGGGACACCTTTGTTTTATCGCAACAAGCGAGGCATGACCTTGAATACGGAAGGGAAGCGCCTGCTCGAATATTCACGAGAGATCATCGCCAAATTCGAAGAAATGCAAAAGTACTTTCATCGGGCTTCCGAGCCGTCCGGGGTGCTGGAGGTTGGGATGGTCGAGACGATCAATGCCCTTCCGAGGTTGCTATCCTCTTATTGCAGCCAGTATCCGCATGTGGATCTTTCACTGAAGGCTGGCGTGACAGAGCATTTGCTACAAAAAGTATTGGATCTCGCGCTGGATGGAGCGTTCGTGAGTGGACCAATCAACCATCCTTTGATCGAGCAGGAGCAAGTATTTCAAGAGGAGCTGGTGTTGGTAACGAAAAACAGTTCCTTCACCGCCAGTGATATCACAGGGAAAGCTCTTTTGCTCTACAAAAAGGGCTGCGGGTATCGAGAACGGTTAGAGACCTGGATGAAGGTGGAGGGCTTGATTCCGAAAAAAGTGATGGAGTTCGGAACGTTTGAGACCATTATCGGGGGCGTAGCAGCTGGGATCGGTATTACCATTTTGCCGAAGTCGGCCGTACATCACTTGGTCGAGAGCGGAACAGTTCATATTCATCGCATCCCGGAGCCTTATCATGAGGTGACAACCGTTTTTATTCGTAGAAAAGATTCATTTGTAACGAACACGATGCAAGCGTTTCTGGACGAAATCCGTTTGCAAAAAGCGAAAGCGTAA
- a CDS encoding DMT family transporter, with the protein MNKQLLLGSIFCMVASMSWGAMFPVAHIALQEIDPFYFSFLRYFFVTVILCGLLWAKEGLSAFRFEGRGKSLLFFGTMAFTVYNMGVFLGQDLMGEPGTIAASIMEVLMPMISIVLLSITTRKLPPSYTLATILVALVGAVLVITNGNLTFFTTASEHLIPLVFIFIGVVGWVVYSIGGGRFNTWSTLRYSTLTCLLGTGVNFVIVTTSSLFQWLPVPTVETVMSIKYEMAFMVLLPGFVALLSWNAGIKLLSPLNGILFINLVPITTFAMMAFQGYEISRYELCGTLLVILALIGNNHFQRKQLQYRSVTKQQPSGRKVPSM; encoded by the coding sequence ATGAACAAGCAACTACTTTTAGGGTCTATTTTCTGCATGGTCGCCAGTATGTCATGGGGGGCGATGTTTCCGGTTGCGCACATCGCACTGCAAGAGATCGATCCATTTTACTTCTCATTTCTTCGCTATTTTTTCGTAACGGTCATCTTGTGCGGTTTGCTTTGGGCAAAAGAAGGCTTGTCTGCTTTTCGTTTTGAAGGGCGCGGGAAGTCTCTGCTGTTTTTTGGAACAATGGCGTTTACCGTCTACAATATGGGAGTATTTCTCGGGCAGGATTTGATGGGAGAGCCTGGCACGATTGCCGCGTCCATTATGGAAGTGCTCATGCCGATGATCTCGATTGTACTTTTGTCTATTACCACTAGAAAGCTGCCGCCGTCCTATACGTTGGCGACGATTCTCGTAGCCTTGGTCGGCGCTGTCCTTGTAATTACCAATGGCAATCTTACCTTCTTTACTACTGCAAGTGAGCATTTGATCCCGTTGGTCTTCATTTTCATCGGTGTCGTGGGTTGGGTTGTCTACTCGATCGGCGGCGGGCGTTTTAACACGTGGTCCACGCTTCGCTACTCCACGTTGACGTGTCTCTTGGGAACAGGAGTGAATTTCGTGATTGTCACGACTTCCTCACTCTTTCAATGGCTTCCGGTTCCTACAGTCGAAACGGTGATGTCCATTAAATACGAAATGGCGTTCATGGTTCTTTTACCCGGTTTTGTCGCTCTATTGAGCTGGAATGCAGGAATTAAGCTGCTCTCTCCGCTCAACGGCATTTTGTTTATCAACCTGGTTCCGATCACGACCTTTGCCATGATGGCGTTTCAAGGATACGAGATCAGCCGTTACGAATTGTGCGGCACCTTGCTCGTGATCCTGGCCCTGATCGGGAACAACCACTTCCAAAGAAAGCAGCTCCAATACCGTTCCGTCACCAAGCAACAACCGAGTGGAAGAAAAGTTCCGTCCATGTAA
- a CDS encoding methyl-accepting chemotaxis protein gives MSNVEKSLQKNSESIVADVDALLEEKAVLVRQMATNQQFLKLLGSDLDRDTVQTDTRYQDVMASLDAIAGTDPLLSLVWIAHERGNFLLGNGKTLSKPDWDIQTRPWHEKAGAKDDVWFSDPYVDAMTGKLVISAILPVKDGGKVLGFVAIDLLLDKLPEIMNVYKLGESGYNFLLSDDSTVLYHPQTELVMKAKFTEQEGDRARIATKMIKGESGIEEADIDGVKKYVAYSPIPITGWSVGATITVKEALAELEQYNTILLVGMVLSGSGLVLVVYILTRRLLKRLLGLTTVLQVLSTGDLTVKWRDSSRDELGVAADSLNTMIDSFRTTIQQAHDTVAILAGSSQQLTAVSAEAAQMGNRIDAAMSSIMRGTESQHEGAQQTALAMNEMAEGVQRVATSATEVSALTQDSQVIAEQGNLLLQQVVAHMHGIRKTVGQSSEDMDKLEQMTKQIGTIVAVINEIAIQTQLLSLNASIEAARAGEHGRGFSVVASEVKKLAEQTTNSLGDITSMIHDIQSMTDKAAATLLSGVEEVEHGVHLIEQAGEMVGGVYRNIVEITGQTEEVSASTEEISAGTEEVAASMNEIVAISRSASEHTREVKQSVTSQLTAMKEIAQAAESLSNTAEQLQESLFHFSVENEGKDQNSQK, from the coding sequence GTGAGCAATGTTGAAAAAAGTCTCCAGAAGAACAGCGAAAGTATTGTCGCAGATGTAGATGCTCTGTTAGAGGAGAAAGCGGTTCTGGTACGGCAAATGGCGACCAATCAACAGTTTCTCAAGCTGCTTGGTTCCGACCTAGACAGGGATACCGTTCAGACGGACACGCGTTATCAGGATGTGATGGCTTCTCTTGATGCGATAGCTGGCACAGACCCGCTGCTGTCGTTGGTATGGATTGCCCATGAACGAGGGAACTTTTTGTTGGGGAACGGGAAGACACTTTCCAAACCGGATTGGGATATCCAAACACGCCCATGGCATGAAAAGGCTGGAGCAAAGGACGATGTATGGTTTTCCGATCCTTATGTGGATGCGATGACTGGCAAGCTGGTTATCAGTGCCATTCTGCCTGTTAAAGACGGAGGAAAAGTCCTTGGATTTGTTGCAATTGACCTCCTGCTGGACAAGCTGCCGGAAATCATGAACGTCTATAAGCTGGGAGAGTCGGGATATAACTTCCTGCTGTCCGACGACAGTACGGTCCTGTATCATCCGCAGACTGAATTGGTGATGAAAGCCAAGTTTACAGAGCAGGAAGGGGATCGTGCCCGTATCGCCACCAAAATGATTAAGGGCGAAAGCGGGATTGAGGAAGCCGACATCGATGGTGTAAAAAAATATGTTGCCTACTCTCCCATCCCTATAACCGGGTGGTCCGTTGGGGCAACCATTACCGTAAAAGAAGCGCTGGCAGAACTGGAGCAATACAACACGATCCTACTGGTGGGGATGGTTTTATCAGGCAGCGGACTTGTGCTTGTGGTCTATATCTTGACTCGCCGTCTTCTCAAGCGTTTGTTAGGCTTGACTACAGTCCTTCAGGTATTGTCCACGGGCGATTTGACTGTAAAATGGCGTGATTCTTCCCGGGACGAGCTGGGGGTTGCTGCGGATAGTCTGAATACGATGATCGATTCGTTCCGCACTACGATTCAGCAGGCGCATGACACAGTTGCGATTCTTGCAGGCTCTTCACAGCAATTGACGGCAGTCTCGGCAGAAGCCGCACAGATGGGCAACCGAATCGATGCGGCGATGAGCAGTATCATGCGAGGGACAGAATCTCAGCATGAAGGGGCGCAGCAGACGGCGCTCGCGATGAACGAAATGGCGGAAGGGGTCCAACGAGTAGCTACATCTGCAACTGAGGTCTCCGCCTTAACCCAGGACTCACAGGTAATCGCAGAACAAGGGAATCTTTTGTTGCAGCAGGTTGTCGCCCATATGCACGGTATTCGCAAAACAGTAGGTCAATCCTCAGAAGACATGGACAAGCTGGAACAAATGACCAAACAAATCGGAACCATTGTGGCAGTCATCAATGAGATAGCCATACAAACGCAATTACTTTCATTAAACGCCTCGATTGAAGCGGCTCGCGCGGGCGAACACGGCAGAGGTTTCTCTGTCGTGGCGAGCGAGGTGAAAAAGTTGGCGGAACAAACAACGAACTCCCTTGGGGATATCACCAGCATGATACATGATATTCAGTCCATGACCGACAAAGCTGCTGCAACCCTTTTATCAGGCGTAGAAGAAGTGGAGCATGGCGTGCATCTGATCGAGCAAGCAGGAGAAATGGTTGGGGGCGTCTACCGAAATATCGTTGAGATTACTGGACAGACCGAAGAGGTTTCTGCATCTACGGAAGAAATCTCGGCGGGAACGGAGGAAGTGGCTGCTTCCATGAACGAGATCGTCGCGATCAGTCGCTCCGCTTCCGAACATACCCGGGAGGTAAAACAATCAGTAACATCACAGCTGACAGCGATGAAAGAGATTGCGCAAGCAGCTGAGTCTCTCAGTAATACCGCTGAGCAGCTTCAAGAAAGTCTGTTCCACTTTTCGGTAGAAAATGAGGGCAAGGACCAGAATTCGCAAAAATAA
- a CDS encoding GNAT family N-acetyltransferase yields the protein MQLEELTASTARAYKSLVHPKYLEGLDQINGSSVWGFGASNNNQPAGIVLGRSAVSEGQAKIIELVVAEGHQRRGMGMKLLWHAEQKMREQGVSDGQFAGFIKAQDFPWLSKIAIREGWQLPKVKTYMYTLGSMRLGECQWVERLSLPEGFTLFPWKDLTPAERLEIEQGEGQWYTSLLSPFFEEGKFDPDYSTGLRYQGKVIGWVIVQRMAGNLLLYKTMFVQEKYQKQARGITLLMKTIAQVQPAFPFGICFIEHDNEPMLRFMERRLGPTILHRKLWIETTKVLARQYADHLC from the coding sequence TTGCAACTAGAAGAACTGACTGCTAGCACTGCACGGGCGTATAAATCGTTGGTGCACCCCAAGTACCTGGAGGGGCTGGACCAGATCAACGGCTCATCTGTTTGGGGATTCGGGGCTTCTAACAACAATCAGCCTGCGGGCATCGTTTTGGGGCGATCTGCTGTAAGCGAGGGACAGGCCAAGATCATCGAGCTTGTGGTAGCAGAGGGGCATCAACGGCGGGGAATGGGCATGAAGCTGTTGTGGCACGCCGAGCAAAAAATGAGAGAGCAAGGTGTCAGTGACGGACAGTTTGCTGGTTTCATCAAAGCACAAGATTTTCCATGGCTCTCCAAAATTGCGATCAGGGAAGGCTGGCAGTTGCCAAAGGTAAAAACGTATATGTACACACTCGGCTCGATGCGACTAGGGGAGTGTCAGTGGGTAGAGAGGTTGTCTCTTCCTGAAGGTTTTACCCTCTTTCCGTGGAAAGATCTGACCCCAGCAGAGCGTCTAGAAATTGAGCAAGGTGAAGGGCAATGGTACACGTCGCTTTTGTCGCCATTTTTTGAAGAAGGAAAATTCGATCCCGATTACAGTACAGGCTTGCGTTATCAGGGGAAAGTCATTGGCTGGGTGATCGTACAGCGAATGGCCGGGAATTTGCTTTTATACAAAACGATGTTTGTCCAGGAAAAGTATCAGAAGCAGGCAAGAGGAATTACGCTTTTGATGAAAACCATTGCACAGGTGCAGCCAGCGTTTCCTTTTGGCATTTGCTTTATCGAGCATGACAACGAGCCCATGCTGCGGTTTATGGAAAGAAGATTGGGCCCGACGATTTTGCACCGCAAGCTCTGGATTGAAACGACGAAGGTGCTGGCACGGCAATATGCAGATCACCTGTGCTAA
- a CDS encoding toxin Cry1Ac domain D-VI-related protein — MGKQQPKAKTILTAVVSTGFLLSFVGNAYAAVSYPIKEIQTIGTASASVAEEQTGGEVREATEEVVVEKNQSWESLLESEEHTATNGFIAYRLENAPDKAPAAKNFRLTAAIDDRNPTRIKIKNFIWLEKEQLVLLSFSPIRATKKEQTVSLRLQYDGEEEEFEPYVIAERGTKAERIELVAVAEDAQLSTKDHTDKSLPLIAVAFDENNRIVTGRELLWSSSNKRIAFVNIEGKVTAKNEGLVEITARMDDAEAVFEIAVDGAELPDLPALSVSETVIEEAGANDGSITAKQTLKLSNGKFLGELSADDIEVHNLPEGLDIEVNQESDDELIILFTGQAKKHTVADTVKEVSFTIDKRNIKRAQKDVTSDSFSIRFRDPVIVIPSPIDPPPIPALLKAKRAVEELFTDGKKEELREGTTQKQIDDAKKLVEGLDNSVQEKPGLLADIEKAQDQYDDLLLVEAKKAVRDLFTDSNQAALKPEVTQSTIHAAKEKVDKLKDGSEAKVLLLADIQKAQELFDLGNNLPEEVKRAVEGLFTTNDMIELRPKVTQEMIDAAYSKVELLREGPEKTHWMSYVEKAQMLFNNPRVDRWPDAKIELPIAPTQNRQVTIGDKWEPAMDKRALSEYLEVSVKNQPLSYNYDKQLDRFVINEKEYITVEVDESLLEMTHGEYGVTFKAKPAVTEDDNSYAVFKLYRGQDLLDTEEIGVGFDATNPQLSPDVTEEGTTYILSASEPLRNDPNPNLKLLFSPSGNFDDKREVTAYARFQVSGNTIRVTFQDTFYNMFGSLITEQSKVSFEPGFIRDKAGNLIQGTATAPVKPKQ, encoded by the coding sequence ATGGGCAAACAGCAGCCAAAAGCCAAAACGATCCTAACAGCGGTTGTATCCACGGGTTTTTTGCTTTCTTTTGTCGGCAATGCCTATGCAGCCGTTTCCTATCCGATTAAAGAAATCCAGACAATCGGGACAGCCAGCGCTTCCGTAGCAGAAGAGCAAACGGGTGGGGAAGTACGAGAGGCAACAGAGGAAGTCGTAGTAGAAAAGAATCAGTCATGGGAGTCCTTGCTAGAGTCAGAAGAGCACACAGCTACGAATGGATTTATTGCCTATCGATTGGAGAATGCTCCAGACAAGGCACCTGCTGCAAAGAATTTCCGTTTGACGGCCGCTATAGATGATCGAAATCCTACCCGGATCAAAATCAAAAATTTTATTTGGCTAGAGAAAGAGCAGCTTGTATTGCTCAGCTTTTCACCGATTCGTGCCACGAAAAAAGAACAGACGGTTTCCCTACGCTTGCAGTATGACGGTGAAGAAGAAGAATTTGAACCATACGTGATTGCCGAAAGAGGGACAAAAGCAGAGCGGATCGAGCTGGTAGCGGTCGCAGAGGATGCCCAGCTATCTACCAAAGATCATACGGATAAATCGTTGCCGCTGATCGCCGTTGCATTCGATGAAAATAACCGTATCGTTACGGGACGGGAGTTGCTCTGGAGCTCTAGCAATAAACGAATTGCGTTCGTCAACATCGAGGGCAAGGTAACAGCCAAGAACGAAGGACTCGTTGAAATTACAGCAAGAATGGACGATGCAGAAGCCGTCTTTGAGATAGCCGTAGATGGAGCAGAGCTGCCTGATTTGCCAGCGCTTTCTGTCAGCGAGACAGTGATAGAAGAAGCAGGGGCAAATGATGGCAGCATCACAGCCAAACAAACGCTCAAGCTATCAAATGGCAAGTTCCTTGGTGAACTATCAGCCGATGATATCGAAGTACATAATCTGCCTGAGGGGCTGGATATTGAGGTCAACCAAGAGAGCGACGACGAGCTCATCATTTTGTTCACGGGACAGGCCAAAAAGCATACCGTCGCGGACACTGTAAAAGAGGTCAGCTTCACGATCGACAAGCGAAACATCAAGCGGGCACAGAAAGATGTGACAAGTGACAGTTTTTCCATCCGTTTCAGAGACCCCGTCATTGTGATTCCGTCCCCAATCGATCCTCCACCGATCCCGGCTCTGCTAAAGGCGAAGAGAGCTGTCGAAGAGCTGTTTACGGATGGGAAGAAAGAGGAGCTGCGGGAAGGAACGACCCAGAAACAGATCGATGATGCCAAGAAGCTGGTCGAAGGTCTGGATAATAGCGTGCAGGAAAAGCCTGGTCTGCTTGCCGATATCGAGAAGGCACAGGACCAGTATGACGACTTGCTGCTCGTTGAAGCCAAAAAAGCCGTGCGTGACCTGTTCACCGATTCAAATCAGGCAGCACTAAAACCGGAAGTGACACAAAGCACGATCCATGCAGCGAAGGAAAAGGTAGATAAGCTAAAGGATGGTTCGGAGGCAAAGGTATTGCTGTTGGCAGACATCCAAAAAGCACAGGAGTTATTTGATCTAGGGAATAATCTCCCGGAGGAAGTGAAGCGAGCAGTTGAGGGACTTTTTACAACGAATGATATGATCGAACTAAGGCCTAAGGTCACACAGGAAATGATCGACGCAGCCTATTCCAAGGTTGAGCTTCTGCGTGAAGGTCCAGAAAAAACACACTGGATGTCCTATGTAGAAAAAGCACAAATGTTGTTCAACAATCCACGCGTAGATCGTTGGCCGGATGCAAAGATCGAGCTGCCAATTGCTCCGACTCAGAACCGTCAAGTTACGATTGGCGACAAATGGGAGCCAGCAATGGACAAAAGGGCATTGAGCGAATATCTTGAGGTATCTGTAAAAAACCAGCCTCTCTCGTACAACTATGACAAGCAGTTGGATCGTTTTGTCATCAATGAAAAGGAGTACATCACCGTCGAGGTCGACGAGTCTTTACTGGAAATGACCCATGGAGAATATGGAGTGACGTTTAAGGCCAAACCAGCGGTTACAGAAGATGACAACTCTTATGCAGTGTTCAAGCTGTATCGCGGCCAAGATTTACTGGATACAGAGGAGATCGGTGTCGGGTTTGATGCTACAAACCCACAATTGTCCCCAGACGTTACCGAAGAGGGAACAACTTATATATTGTCGGCGTCAGAGCCACTACGTAATGACCCAAATCCAAATTTGAAGTTGTTATTCTCACCTTCCGGGAATTTTGACGACAAGAGAGAAGTGACGGCGTATGCCAGATTCCAGGTATCAGGAAACACCATTCGCGTAACGTTTCAGGATACGTTCTACAACATGTTCGGGTCTCTCATCACAGAACAGAGCAAGGTTTCCTTTGAGCCAGGCTTCATAAGGGATAAGGCCGGGAACCTCATACAAGGTACAGCAACAGCACCTGTAAAACCCAAGCAATGA
- a CDS encoding lipoate--protein ligase: protein MKFIDNQGITDPRINLAIEEYALKHLPNSEDYLLFYINEPSIIIGKNQNTIEEINATYVEENHIHVVRRLSGGGAVYHDLGNLNFSFITNDDGESFHNFRKFTAPVVQALKTLGVEAELTGRNDIQVGERKISGNAQYSTKGRMFSHGTLLFDSEMENVVSALKVNAEKIQSKGIKSIRSRVANISEFLETKMTIEEFRLAVLRSIFGEGEIEEYKLTEKDWENIHELSRSRYQTWEWNYGKSPKSNYRQSKRFDIGTVEIQLDIEKGKMKEAKIYGDFFGVRDIAELEAVLRDTPYDRSSISERLADINLQEFFGNLDQASFVDLLLV from the coding sequence ATGAAATTTATCGATAATCAAGGGATTACAGATCCGCGCATTAATTTGGCGATTGAAGAGTACGCCCTGAAGCATTTGCCCAACAGTGAAGACTATTTGCTGTTTTATATCAATGAACCCTCTATTATTATCGGAAAAAACCAAAACACTATTGAGGAGATTAATGCAACTTATGTAGAAGAAAACCATATTCACGTCGTTCGCAGACTGTCTGGCGGTGGTGCTGTTTATCACGATCTGGGCAATCTCAACTTCAGTTTTATAACGAATGATGATGGCGAGTCCTTCCACAATTTCCGCAAATTCACGGCTCCTGTGGTACAAGCCTTGAAAACATTAGGGGTAGAAGCAGAGCTGACAGGACGAAATGACATACAGGTCGGGGAACGGAAAATTTCTGGCAACGCACAGTATTCGACCAAAGGACGCATGTTCAGCCACGGCACGCTGCTTTTTGATTCGGAGATGGAAAACGTCGTGTCTGCTCTCAAGGTAAACGCAGAGAAGATCCAGTCGAAAGGGATCAAATCGATTCGCAGCCGTGTCGCCAACATCTCAGAGTTTTTGGAGACGAAGATGACCATTGAAGAGTTCCGTCTGGCGGTTCTCCGTTCGATTTTTGGAGAAGGAGAGATCGAAGAATACAAGCTGACTGAAAAGGACTGGGAGAACATTCACGAGCTTTCCCGTTCCCGTTACCAGACTTGGGAGTGGAACTACGGCAAGTCACCGAAAAGCAATTACCGTCAATCCAAACGTTTTGATATCGGAACTGTGGAGATCCAGCTTGATATTGAAAAGGGCAAAATGAAAGAAGCGAAGATATACGGAGATTTCTTCGGTGTACGTGATATAGCGGAGCTGGAAGCAGTGCTGCGAGATACGCCGTACGATCGCTCCTCAATCAGTGAGAGACTCGCCGACATCAATCTTCAGGAGTTTTTCGGGAATCTGGATCAAGCATCTTTTGTCGATCTGTTACTCGTCTAA
- a CDS encoding methyl-accepting chemotaxis protein: MKTAKFSRSSSLRTKLVLLCLLLLAIPCLNIGIQGYYSASSSMDDLGSRILKNNVNLTIEMIDILQKQVDAGKISKEDAQEQVKIHILGPKQSDGTRSINKNIDSGASGYMLVTNEKGDMLASPSIEGKNQWDVKDSDGIFFTQEMIKRGQEGGGFTYYQWSKPTEPDVLFPKIAYSKQDPHWGWIVSATSYMEDFNAPAEKVLSDLLIVLGLFLIVGFVVTWFASGFISKPISLVAERVKEIAGGDLSGKDIVIKNRDEIGQLVHDVTHMTANLRELISRVRTSSLHVASTSEELTASAEQTSKATEQIAVTMQEIAVGAEDQSKTIDGTVKTINDMSSSLQQIASSSEQVSLTVDTTNMLVSNGNEAIDGAIAQMNSINTTVQELAESIKMLGHRSSEISNIVEVITSIAEQTNLLALNAAIEAARAGEHGRGFAVVANEVRILAEQSAKSTQQIKDLISAIQVDTNKAVYVMETTTSEVSAGIEVVHEASKAFQEILSGTTEVARQIQQVTTATHHMTTGAEQAVHSIEAIATTAETTAFGTQNISAAAEQQLASMEEISSSAASLSKMADELHESIQQFKV; this comes from the coding sequence ATGAAAACAGCCAAGTTCTCCCGTTCAAGCTCTCTGCGAACTAAGCTCGTCCTGTTATGTCTCCTGCTATTGGCGATTCCTTGCCTTAACATCGGAATTCAGGGCTATTATTCTGCGAGTTCCAGTATGGACGACTTGGGCAGCCGCATCTTAAAAAACAACGTGAACCTGACGATTGAAATGATTGATATTCTTCAAAAACAGGTCGACGCTGGAAAAATCAGCAAAGAAGATGCACAAGAGCAAGTAAAAATTCACATCCTCGGGCCTAAGCAATCGGATGGAACCCGCTCGATTAACAAAAATATCGATTCGGGTGCCAGCGGATACATGCTCGTTACGAACGAGAAGGGTGACATGCTCGCTTCTCCTTCGATTGAGGGGAAAAATCAGTGGGATGTAAAAGATTCTGACGGTATCTTTTTTACCCAAGAAATGATTAAGCGCGGTCAAGAAGGTGGCGGCTTTACATACTATCAATGGTCGAAGCCAACGGAGCCCGATGTTCTCTTTCCGAAAATCGCCTATTCCAAGCAAGACCCTCACTGGGGATGGATCGTAAGTGCAACCAGCTATATGGAAGACTTCAATGCTCCTGCCGAAAAAGTGCTATCTGATTTGCTGATCGTGCTGGGACTCTTCTTGATTGTCGGGTTCGTCGTCACGTGGTTTGCCTCCGGATTCATTTCCAAGCCCATCTCCTTGGTTGCCGAGCGCGTGAAAGAGATTGCTGGTGGTGATCTGTCCGGGAAAGACATCGTGATTAAAAACCGTGATGAAATTGGGCAATTGGTCCATGACGTCACCCATATGACAGCCAATTTGCGCGAGCTCATCTCTCGTGTCCGCACCAGCTCTCTGCATGTTGCTTCTACCTCTGAGGAGCTGACGGCGAGTGCAGAACAGACGAGCAAGGCAACGGAACAAATTGCCGTCACGATGCAAGAGATCGCTGTTGGAGCAGAAGATCAGTCCAAAACGATCGATGGAACGGTCAAGACGATCAACGACATGTCCTCGAGTCTGCAACAAATTGCATCCAGCTCCGAACAAGTCTCTCTGACAGTCGATACAACGAACATGCTGGTCTCAAACGGCAATGAAGCGATTGACGGTGCCATCGCTCAAATGAATTCCATCAACACTACTGTCCAAGAGCTGGCAGAATCAATCAAAATGCTGGGTCACCGCTCTTCAGAAATTAGCAACATTGTTGAGGTCATTACATCCATTGCCGAACAGACGAACCTGTTGGCGCTAAACGCTGCGATTGAAGCGGCTCGTGCTGGAGAGCATGGACGTGGATTTGCTGTCGTCGCCAATGAAGTACGAATCTTGGCCGAGCAATCAGCAAAATCTACTCAGCAGATTAAAGACCTCATTAGCGCGATTCAAGTCGATACGAACAAAGCCGTATACGTGATGGAAACAACGACATCTGAGGTTTCGGCTGGAATCGAGGTCGTACATGAAGCTAGCAAGGCCTTCCAGGAAATTTTGTCTGGAACGACAGAAGTAGCACGTCAAATCCAGCAAGTTACCACAGCCACTCATCACATGACAACCGGAGCAGAGCAAGCTGTCCATTCCATTGAAGCGATTGCCACCACTGCGGAGACAACGGCTTTCGGAACACAAAACATTTCCGCCGCCGCTGAACAACAATTAGCCTCTATGGAGGAAATCTCGTCCTCTGCTGCTTCCTTGTCAAAAATGGCGGACGAGCTGCATGAATCGATTCAACAGTTTAAGGTGTAA